AGCCAAAGTAACCGTTACTTTTTCTTTTTCAGAATCTATATTTAAAATCTCTTCAATGATATCTTGCCTGAAACCTTCCATTGGACATGTATCAACACTTTCAATCGCAGCTGCATACATTAAATTGGCTAAAACGATATAAGATTGTTTTTCTGCCCAGTTTAAAATATCATCGTGTTCCTGTCTTCCAAAATGACCTGTAATACTATTCCTGAATAAATCTAAACTTTCTACAGGCTGATGACGCACTTCGGAGATGTGTCTGAAATATCCATCAAGATATGTCTCTTCAATATTTTTTTTTGAAACTAAAATAATGAGATGTGAACATGTAGAAATTTGTGAAGGATTGTAGAAAGCCGGTATTAACTTCTCCTTCATTTCTAAACTTTCCACTACGAATATTTTATAAGGCTGAAGTCCCAGTGAGCTTGCCGCCAGTTTTCCAGACTCAAGAATATTGAGAAGGATGTCTTGCGGAATAATCATTTCGGGGTTGAATTTTTTTACAGAATATCTTCTGCTTAAAGCTTCCAAATAATTCATAACAACAAATTTAAGAATTGATGCTGAATAAAGCCTGCTTTAAGTAAAATATCTATTTGGAAATTCTCTAAATAAAAAAGGATCTGCCTCAATGATGAGACAGATCCTTTATAAATCTTAATGAATCAGTTAATTACTGGCCTTTAATTTTGAAATCATCAATTTCCCACGTTGCAGCAGCAGCAGATGTTGATGTATATTTAAATGCAATTCTTACATTTTTCCCTAAGAATGCTGATAAATCTACGTTTCCTGAACTTACCCAGTCACCAAATGCAGCATTGTTTGTATCTAATGCAGCAGGTAAAAGAACCCAAGTAGTTGTTGCAGGATTTCCTGTATAATTTTCTGTAGCATAAACCTGTAAAGCATTTCCGCCGTATCTTACATCACTAATAAAGTTTACAGCTGCTTTAGTTTTACCTACTAAACTCACTGATTTAGAAATTAACCAGTCTTCGTTTGCAGCATTTCCTAGTGGAGCACTCATTACCGCATAATAATTGGTTCCATTACCTTGGCTTGAAGTATTCCAAACCTGAGTACCAGCAACATTAACAGCCGTCCAATCTGAACTAAAACCACCTGCAGCAAAACCATCACTATACAATACTGGAAGTGGTGTATAAACTGAGCCATCACATCTTGGATCATCTAAATCTGCACCCAAAACATCTGTAATCCAAAGTTGGTAAGTACCATTAAATATACTTAAAACCCCATAAACATCACCTTTCCCAGATTCAATAACCTGACCTGCAAAATCAGCAAAGTTACTTGTTCTCAATAAAACTTTGTTTCCTGAACAGTCTTCTAAAGTTCTGTTTGTAACTGCACCAGAAGCATATACTTTTTCTAAATCTCCGGCAATGAATTGAAGATCTTTGATCTTAACCCATCTACCAACATCAGCCATTGTAAATTGAGTGATTGCTTTTTCAGTAGCCGTAACCGCAGTAATTGCTTTTTTAGAATCGAAGAAATATTTGTAAACATCTGCTTCAGCAATTCTACCAACTGCTCCACTGAATGGAACTCCCAACTGAATCTCTCCGTTAACAGCTCCTACATATAAGTTCTTAAGCTTCACATAAACTTCTTTACCTACAACAAATCGAGGATCATTGAACATATCTGCTTTATCAATATTAATTCTAATACCTCCTGTAGCATCTTCAACATAAATATATTTGAAAAGGTTTGCAGATTTATCATTAGCGATTACTTTTGCTTTCAATACAAAATCACCAGTGATTAAAGTAAGCGGGCTTGTTACCAATTGCTTTACTTCTGCAACTGTTTTCTGAGTTAAGCCATTATCGCTGTATTCACAAGGGTTTGATGCAATACCATCGAGTCTTGGGAATTTAGTCATCTCAAGATCTGTAGCCTTATTGATATACATTTGGTATGTACTATTGAATTTACTATAAATACCAACAAATTTACCATTTCCTGAAGGCAAGATTTGATTTGCAAATGATGCATAACCACTGTTTCTTACCACTCTTGTTGTAGCTGTACTGTTATCTCTGATAAGTCTATCAACCGTAACTCCGTTTGGAGCATAATTTGTGCATAAGATTCTGCTGTCGAATTCAGCATTATCCATTTGAATCAAACATCCGATATACTGATCGTTCGCAGAAACCATCTGTAATGAAGTCATGATTTTAGGAACAATATTCGCTCTAACAGAACAAGATCTGAAAATTTTTGCAGGTACAAGTTTTTCAGGAATTCTTGATACTGAAGTTGCTGCAGTTTCAGTTCCATTTTTCACTCCTAATTGTACAACACCACCATAAGTTCCTAAAGATAAACCTGCAAGTTTAATATAAACTTTAGAACCTTGAGGATAGTTTGTATATGTACTTACAGCATCTACACTGATCACAAATCCTTGAGTAGGATTTTCAGGCTTATCCTGAATGTAAATTGTTTTGTAAATATTTCCTGTTTCATCTGTTGATGAAACATATCCTTCTACAATATCAGTAGAATTATCTGGAAAAGTGAAAGATGTAGTTGTATATTTCGCTCTCAACTGAGTAAGCGTCATTGTCGCAGTAAGATCTGCGCACTGATAGCCATCAAGATTGGGCTCATTATATTTATCATCGTGTACGCAACCGGCAATTACCAACGCTGCAATCATCACGAAAATATACTTTAAAATTGAATTATATTTTTTCATTATTACCTTGTTTTAGAATCTTAAATAAACATTTGTAAAGAAAGTAGTTCCTCTGTCATACCAAAGTTTTGGTCCAAAATATGGTGTTTGTCTCTGAGATTCTTCAAGAACACCGGGGAAATTAGCCAATCTCCCTTGTTCAAAACCACCTGTAACATAATTTCTGTTGTTCAGAATATTATTTACCGATACACTTATCCCCAATCTGTATTCACCAATTCTGAAAGATTTTCCTGCATTAGCATTTAACATAAACTGATCATCAAATTTCTTTTGCGCAGTTAATTGCTGAATAAGTTCTGGTGTAACACCTGCATAAGGATCATTTGTCCCAGGATCTGTATACATATAAGGAGTCTTATTCAATGCTGAGAAATCAAGATATTGATCCATCAAATAATTTGCCGATGCTCCTACCCACCAATATTTAGGTGAATTATATTTTAAACCGAATGAAAATGCTTTTTGTGGAGTTCCTGCGACTTTATAATCTTTGATATTTGCTTTTCCATAACTTCTATATCTCGATATAGTATTTAAATCATCAAAAGAATATACATCTGGACGATTTGTGTATTTGTATTCCCCAATACTAGCAACTCCAGTTGCATTTAATGTTGGTGTAATTTTCACGTCAAAACCAAGCTCTGCACCAATGTATCTTTTATCAACACCCGTCATAGCCTCATTAATCAAAGTATTTGCAGATCCTGTCTGGTCACTTACCGCAGCATAATATCTAGAAATTTCTGTAGAATTACTTATTTTAGTATAATAACCAGAAAGTCTTAGTTTAAGAACCTGACCTCTCATAATATAGCTTAAATCATTTGAGTTAATGATTTGGTTTTTAACTCCGGGAGTCAAAAAATCTACCGCTCTTGGATTGATGTACAATTCATTCAACGTAGGAGCTAAGCTAAAGAATGCACCATTATAAACAATAAAGTTTTTACCATTGATCTTGTAAGTCACTTTACCTTTAATACCTGCATCTAAAGCATCATAAATTGCACTTTTCCCTTTAGAATTATCTTTAAAAGCAGCAATTCCACTTCTGTAATCACCATCTCTCTGAGATTCTGAGTAAGAACTAAAGATAGATGCTACAACATTAAATTTGTTGAAATCTACTTCTGTAGAAACATTTAATGAATAGTGATCTTTCAAAAGCTCATAAGAATATTGTGTTCTGTCTCCTACTCTTACTTGTGTATTTGTATCATCCGTATTGTATTGCACATCGTTATTGAATGCATTAAGATTATTAGCATAATTCGCTCCTAATAAATCTTTAACCCTTCTGAAGTTATCTGATCTTAAATTCTGATAATTAAAGTTAACATTTAATTTCCAGTTTTCTTTTAATCTTGTATCAAAGTGAGAAGCAAAGTTGAACGTTTTATCTCTATTTACATCCTCTACGATTGTATAAACGGCACCTCTTTGAGAGCCATCCATATTTTGATTGTTAAGGTAGTTTGCCTGATAAAGACTATTCCAGTCGATTTGTGACTGAGCTCTGAATTCGTCAGCTGTTAAAAGACCATAACTTGGTAATTTTCTGTAATAAGTAGGGTTTGGATCTGCTGCGTGGAACCAGTCTAGCCTACTTCTTGCATCGCTTCCGATTTGGTAAGAAACTGTATTGATCCAGTTTGAATTTTTACCGATCTTCAAATAATCAGTAAGCATAAACATCGGTTCGAATACTTTTCTGATTCTTGAGTTTCTCTTTTCACCATCTTGCCATCCCCAGTATGAGTTGTAATCTTTACCCATAATGTCATAAACTTCCTGAGTATTTGGAGAATTTGATGCTCTATAAGTAGGAGAACCAAAACCAGTGAAGTTAATTGAATGTCTTTCGCTGAATTTTTTCTCAACTGAAGCAAAATAAGCATAAGCATCTTGGTAAACACCATCGATGATTGCCTGATCTCCCCATCTTCTGCTTCCAGAAACTGTAAAGGCCCAACCATTTTTAGTCATTCCTGAAGAATAAGTTGCCATTGCTCTGTGCAAATAACTTCTATTCGTAAATGAATAGGCTAAAGATGTCTGTTTTCTGTAAGAAGAAGCTCTTGTATTGTAATAAGCAACACCTCCTAAATTACCGAAAGCATATTCTGAAGGGGTAATGTTATCTACATTTTCATAAGGATATCTTGTTACATCATTCAAACCACCCCAGTTGTTGAAGTCAATTCTTCCATCATCATTTTTAGACATCGAAACACCATTAAACATTACGTCTTCGAAACGGTTATCTACCCCTCTCGGTCTGAACCAATATGCTCCCAATTCAAAAGCAGAAACATTTTGAAATGCATCTCTACCTGAGCTCAAAAGCCCTACAGTAGGCTGCATTGCAGATCCTCCGTCTTCAGTATCAGTTGCAGAGTCATCAATCACAACAACTCCGGCATCTGTTCCCAAACTATTGTTTAGCACAATAACACCTAAGTCTTTTCTTTTCTCATCGGCTGTTACATCAAACTCTAAGATTTTAGATTCAAAATTTGGTTTTGTAACTGTAATAAGATAATGTCCTGGCTTCAAATCTACAAACTGGAAGTAACCGATTTTGTCTGCAGTTACATCATCGACAGATTGTTCAAGATCAACCTCTGCTCTCTCTACAGGCTTACCATCCTGACCTTTAACATACGCATAAACAGTAGTTTGCGCATAATAATAAGAGGCAGGTAATAGTGTAAACAAAGAGATTAGGGATAGTTTTTTAATCATAATAAACTTATTTTTTACACCTTCTTTATTTAAGGGGCAACAAATTTAGGATTATTTTCATTAACTAAAACATTTTTAGTACTTTATTCTATTAATTATTCTTAACACTTAATAATACCCTCAATAAAAAGTCAGTATTATGATTTAATTCAAAAATGCTTCTTAAGATTAATTTAATCTCTAAATGATTTTAAAATTTGTAATTTTAGCCCCTCAATTTTTTGAATATTTGAACAACATGAAAAAATATCTTATCATTTTTGCGGTATTGTGTTTTAATTTTGGGTTTTCTCAGCAGAAACAAGTTAAAAGAGCGGCCGTAGCTTTCCTGAATGTAGAAAATCTTTGGGACACTATTGCGTCTGCAGATTATATTGACGGAACACTTCCTTTTTCTAATCCTAAATTTCACAGAAGCGTACCTATCGATTCTCTGAAGTTTTTGGAAACAACTGAAGACTACAAGGGAGAATGGAGCAATGAACTTTTAGTTGGAAAGAAAGTAATTCGTCATCAAATTTTAGCTACCGACTTTACAGCAAACAGCCCAAAAAGATGGGGAACGAAATACTACAACCAAAAATTAGCTAACGAAGCAAAGGTAATTTCTGAGCTTGGAAGACAGTACACCAACGACAACCCTGCAATTTGTGGTTTAATTGAGGTAGAAAACAGACAGGTAATTGAAGACCTTATTAAGCAACCTGTTTTAGCAAAAAGCAATTATGGAATTGTGCACTACAATTCTTACGATGCAAGAGGAATTGACATTGCAATTATTTATCAGAAAAACAGATTTGTAGTTCAGAACACTTATACTAAAGAAATAAAAATCTATAATGAAGATGGTAAAAGACAATACACAAGAGATGTTTTGGTAGCAATCGGACTTTTAGATGGTGAAAAAATTGCAGTTTTTATGAATCACTGGCCTTCAAGAAGTGGTGGTGAAGCTGCTTCCCTGCCAAAAAGAAATGCTGCTGCTGCCGTTTTGAAAGCGGAAATGGATAAATTATCTGCAGAATTTCCCGGAATTAAATTAATTTCAATGGGTGATTACAATGACGATCCGGTAAGTCCGAGTTTGAAAAAACATTTAGGTGCAGTAGAAAATCCTGAAGATTTATCTGATAAAACTCCTTACTATAATTTAATGTACAAATTATATAAAGCAGGAGTTGCTTCTTTAGCCTATAGAGACGCTCCGAATTTATTTGATCAGATTATCGTTTCTCAGAATTTATATTCAAAAGAAAAATTGACTCCTACTTACAGTATTTTTAAAGCAGAAATCTATGCCCCGTCTTATTTAGTTAATAAAGAAGGACAATGGAAAGGTTACCCGCTTCGTTCTTGGGATGGTGACAGATTCACCGGTGGTTACAGCGATCACTTCCCGGCTGTATCGGTTCTTCAGAAAGAATACATCAAAAAATAAAACAAGGCACTCTATTTGGAGTGCTTTTTTTGTGTAAATTACTCATTATGAAAAATTTAATCATCATATTATTTACAGTTCTTATTCCATTACATTCATTCGCTCAGAATAATCCTAAAAACGAAAAGAAAGATTCTACAATGAAACCATCAAAAAACGATGATGGAGAATGGGATCTGATTGTAATCGACACTCAGTTTGATTATTTTATGAATGCTATTGCAAGACCAATGAATCAGTATACTGAAGCTAATTTGAAAAGTAGAAATGCAATTTTGGTCAATGAATGGAATTCTTATTTCATGTCGGGAAGATATCATAATATCATTGAATCTTCAATAGATTATGACCCAAGAGAGAAATACGGAATTAAATTTGAGTACAAACTGTATCAGGTTTTCGCCTATGTTAATTGGAAGTACAAACTGAGAATGAATGGATTGAGCGCAAGTGACACATTCAGGTAATAAAAAAAGGTTCAGAAAATTCTGAACCTTTTTTTATTTGAAGTAATAGAAGATTATTTGTTGAATAATTCTTCTACTTTATCCCAGTTTACAACATCGAAGAAGGCAGATACATAATCAGGTCTTCTGTTTTGATAATTTAAATAATAAGCGTGCTCCCAAACATCCAATCCTAAAACCGGAGTTCCTTTTGCATCAGCAACAGGCATTAATGGATTGTCTTGGTTTGGAGTAGAAGTTACAGAAACAGATCCGTCTTCATTTTTCACCAACCAAGCCCATCCTGAACCAAATCTTGTTTTAGCAGCTTCAGAAAAATCATTTTTGAATTTTTCAAAACCACCATAATTTTCGATAGCAGCTTTTACGCTCCCTACAGGCTCTTTGCTTCCTCCTGGAGTTAAAATCTCCCAGAAAAGAGAGTGGTTGAAGTGACCACCACCGTTATTTCTTACAGCAGGTTTTTCAACACCCGTTCTGCAGATTTCTTCGATAGACAATCCTTCAAGATCAGTTCCTTCGATTGCTTTATTTAAGTTATCAACATACGCTTGGTGATGTTTTGAATGGTGGATTTCCATTGTTTTTGCATCAATTGTTGGCTCTAAAGCTTCGTAAGCATATCCTAATTTTGGTAATTCAAATGACATAAGTTTATTTTTAATGTTATGACTCAAAGTTAGCCAATATTCAAGCCAATATCAAAAATTGAAGATTACTTTAATAAATCTTTAACATTGATAATAACAAAAAGGTGTCTAAATGTCGATAAATCCATTATTTTTTTAAATTTGTCGTTATGAAGAAAATTTATACAATCTCTGCATTATTTTTATTATTGATAAGCTG
Above is a genomic segment from Chryseobacterium mulctrae containing:
- a CDS encoding TonB-dependent receptor; this encodes MIKKLSLISLFTLLPASYYYAQTTVYAYVKGQDGKPVERAEVDLEQSVDDVTADKIGYFQFVDLKPGHYLITVTKPNFESKILEFDVTADEKRKDLGVIVLNNSLGTDAGVVVIDDSATDTEDGGSAMQPTVGLLSSGRDAFQNVSAFELGAYWFRPRGVDNRFEDVMFNGVSMSKNDDGRIDFNNWGGLNDVTRYPYENVDNITPSEYAFGNLGGVAYYNTRASSYRKQTSLAYSFTNRSYLHRAMATYSSGMTKNGWAFTVSGSRRWGDQAIIDGVYQDAYAYFASVEKKFSERHSINFTGFGSPTYRASNSPNTQEVYDIMGKDYNSYWGWQDGEKRNSRIRKVFEPMFMLTDYLKIGKNSNWINTVSYQIGSDARSRLDWFHAADPNPTYYRKLPSYGLLTADEFRAQSQIDWNSLYQANYLNNQNMDGSQRGAVYTIVEDVNRDKTFNFASHFDTRLKENWKLNVNFNYQNLRSDNFRRVKDLLGANYANNLNAFNNDVQYNTDDTNTQVRVGDRTQYSYELLKDHYSLNVSTEVDFNKFNVVASIFSSYSESQRDGDYRSGIAAFKDNSKGKSAIYDALDAGIKGKVTYKINGKNFIVYNGAFFSLAPTLNELYINPRAVDFLTPGVKNQIINSNDLSYIMRGQVLKLRLSGYYTKISNSTEISRYYAAVSDQTGSANTLINEAMTGVDKRYIGAELGFDVKITPTLNATGVASIGEYKYTNRPDVYSFDDLNTISRYRSYGKANIKDYKVAGTPQKAFSFGLKYNSPKYWWVGASANYLMDQYLDFSALNKTPYMYTDPGTNDPYAGVTPELIQQLTAQKKFDDQFMLNANAGKSFRIGEYRLGISVSVNNILNNRNYVTGGFEQGRLANFPGVLEESQRQTPYFGPKLWYDRGTTFFTNVYLRF
- a CDS encoding DUF5689 domain-containing protein, producing MKKYNSILKYIFVMIAALVIAGCVHDDKYNEPNLDGYQCADLTATMTLTQLRAKYTTTSFTFPDNSTDIVEGYVSSTDETGNIYKTIYIQDKPENPTQGFVISVDAVSTYTNYPQGSKVYIKLAGLSLGTYGGVVQLGVKNGTETAATSVSRIPEKLVPAKIFRSCSVRANIVPKIMTSLQMVSANDQYIGCLIQMDNAEFDSRILCTNYAPNGVTVDRLIRDNSTATTRVVRNSGYASFANQILPSGNGKFVGIYSKFNSTYQMYINKATDLEMTKFPRLDGIASNPCEYSDNGLTQKTVAEVKQLVTSPLTLITGDFVLKAKVIANDKSANLFKYIYVEDATGGIRINIDKADMFNDPRFVVGKEVYVKLKNLYVGAVNGEIQLGVPFSGAVGRIAEADVYKYFFDSKKAITAVTATEKAITQFTMADVGRWVKIKDLQFIAGDLEKVYASGAVTNRTLEDCSGNKVLLRTSNFADFAGQVIESGKGDVYGVLSIFNGTYQLWITDVLGADLDDPRCDGSVYTPLPVLYSDGFAAGGFSSDWTAVNVAGTQVWNTSSQGNGTNYYAVMSAPLGNAANEDWLISKSVSLVGKTKAAVNFISDVRYGGNALQVYATENYTGNPATTTWVLLPAALDTNNAAFGDWVSSGNVDLSAFLGKNVRIAFKYTSTSAAAATWEIDDFKIKGQ
- a CDS encoding DUF6146 family protein codes for the protein MKNLIIILFTVLIPLHSFAQNNPKNEKKDSTMKPSKNDDGEWDLIVIDTQFDYFMNAIARPMNQYTEANLKSRNAILVNEWNSYFMSGRYHNIIESSIDYDPREKYGIKFEYKLYQVFAYVNWKYKLRMNGLSASDTFR
- a CDS encoding endonuclease/exonuclease/phosphatase family protein; the encoded protein is MKKYLIIFAVLCFNFGFSQQKQVKRAAVAFLNVENLWDTIASADYIDGTLPFSNPKFHRSVPIDSLKFLETTEDYKGEWSNELLVGKKVIRHQILATDFTANSPKRWGTKYYNQKLANEAKVISELGRQYTNDNPAICGLIEVENRQVIEDLIKQPVLAKSNYGIVHYNSYDARGIDIAIIYQKNRFVVQNTYTKEIKIYNEDGKRQYTRDVLVAIGLLDGEKIAVFMNHWPSRSGGEAASLPKRNAAAAVLKAEMDKLSAEFPGIKLISMGDYNDDPVSPSLKKHLGAVENPEDLSDKTPYYNLMYKLYKAGVASLAYRDAPNLFDQIIVSQNLYSKEKLTPTYSIFKAEIYAPSYLVNKEGQWKGYPLRSWDGDRFTGGYSDHFPAVSVLQKEYIKK
- a CDS encoding NAD(P)H-dependent oxidoreductase yields the protein MNYLEALSRRYSVKKFNPEMIIPQDILLNILESGKLAASSLGLQPYKIFVVESLEMKEKLIPAFYNPSQISTCSHLIILVSKKNIEETYLDGYFRHISEVRHQPVESLDLFRNSITGHFGRQEHDDILNWAEKQSYIVLANLMYAAAIESVDTCPMEGFRQDIIEEILNIDSEKEKVTVTLALGYRSEEDQFQHMKKVRKPNEKLFKFI
- a CDS encoding superoxide dismutase; the encoded protein is MSFELPKLGYAYEALEPTIDAKTMEIHHSKHHQAYVDNLNKAIEGTDLEGLSIEEICRTGVEKPAVRNNGGGHFNHSLFWEILTPGGSKEPVGSVKAAIENYGGFEKFKNDFSEAAKTRFGSGWAWLVKNEDGSVSVTSTPNQDNPLMPVADAKGTPVLGLDVWEHAYYLNYQNRRPDYVSAFFDVVNWDKVEELFNK